One genomic region from Quercus robur chromosome 4, dhQueRobu3.1, whole genome shotgun sequence encodes:
- the LOC126720273 gene encoding pentatricopeptide repeat-containing protein At1g79540 has translation MATKLPTLFLRTEKPPWFESATTTAISNLVLSILYKATPNQPALERLLPHLSCHIVASVIQQNPNPQLGFRFFIWASQTKRLRSTFSDSLVLHMLLNDHPHSFDLYWNTLQDLKNSGFPIPSDALRVLISGYAQMGFAEKAVEVFSTMKDFDCKPDVFTYNSVLHVMVQKQVFLLGLAVYNQMLKLNCNPNVATFSILIDGFCKSGKTKDALQLFDEMTHRDIWPNEITYTIILVGLCQGKRPDEALKLLNTMKERGQCPDVITYNALLNGFCKLGKINEAYGLLETFEKDGYDLGLKGYSSLIDGLFRAKRYDEAMSWFRKIMEEDLEPDVVLYTIIIRGLSDAGRVKEALKLLDEMAERDLVPDTYCYNALIKGFCDMGLLDKAQSLRLEISKNGCFPDACTYTILICGLCRNGLVGDAQQIFEEMEKLGCVPTVVTFNALIDGLCKAGELEEAHLLFYKMEIGRNPSLFLRLSQGANRVLDSASLQTMVEQLCDSGLILKAYKLLMQLADSGVVPDITTYNILINGFCKAENINGAFKLFKDLQLKGLSPDSVTYGTLIDRLQRLDREEDAFGVFDQMERNGCTPSFAVYKSLMTYSCRKKKVSLAFSLWLKYLRNLPGSEEEAIKAVEEHFEKGEVEKAIRGLLEMDFKRKDFDLGPYTIVLIGLCQTRRVKDAMMIFSVLEECEVVVTPPSCAKLIRCLCHEEKLELAINVFLYTLEKGLMLTPRTCNQLLNYVLRSQERNKYVLDLVSKMKSFGYDLDASLYRSTKFLLYGHWNMQEIENASPG, from the coding sequence ATGGCCACGAAActccctactctcttcctccgAACTGAAAAACCACCATGGTTCGAGTCTGCCACCACTACTGCTATTTCCAATCTAGTCCTCTCCATCCTCTACAAAGCCACTCCTAACCAACCCGCCTTAGAACGTTTACTTCCCCATCTCTCTTGCCACATAGTCGCCTCCGTCattcaacaaaacccaaatccccAACTGGGTTTCCGCTTCTTCATCTGGGCTTCCCAAACCAAACGCCTCCGTAGCACTTTCTCTGACTCTCTTGTCCTTCACATGCTCCTTAACGACCATCCTCATTCCTTTGACTTGTACTGGAACACTCTTCAAGACCTCAAAAACTCTGGCTTTCCAATCCCTTCTGATGCTCTTAGGGTCTTGATTTCAGGCTATGCTCAGATGGGTTTTGCTGAAAAGGCTGTGGAAGTCTTTTCTACCATGAAAGATTTTGACTGTAAGCCGGATGTTTTCACTTACAATTCTGTTTTACATGTTATGGTTCAAAAGCAGGTGTTTTTGTTAGGTCTAGCTGTTTATAATCAGATGTTGAAGTTAAATTGTAATCCCAATGTTGCTACTTTTAGCATTTTGATTGATGGGTTTTGTAAATCTGGCAAGACTAAGGATGCACTCCAGTTGTTTGATGAAATGACTCACAGGGATATTTGGCCAAATGAAATAACTTATACTATTATTCTTGTCGGGTTGTGTCAGGGGAAGAGGCCTGATGAGGCACTTAAACTGTTGAATACGATGAAAGAGCGTGGGCAGTGTCCTGATGTTATTACTTACAATGCTTTGCTTAATGGGTTCTGTAAGTTAGGTAAGATCAATGAGGCTTATGGGCTTTTAGAAACCTTTGAGAAGGACGGATATGATCTTGGCCTCAAAGGGTATAGTAGTTTGATTGATGGTTTGTTTAGAGCCAAGAGATATGATGAAGCAATGTCGTGGTTTAGAAAAATAATGGAGGAAGATCTTGAACCGGATGTTGTTTTGTACACTATTATAATTCGGGGCTTGTCAGATGCAGGCAGGGTTAAGGAGGCGTTGAAGTTGTTGGATGAGATGGCTGAGAGGGATTTGGTTCCGGATACTTATTGTTACAATGCTTTAATTAAAGGGTTTTGTGATATGGGTCTTTTGGATAAGGCTCAGTCTCTCCGACTTGAGATTTCAAAGAATGGTTGCTTCCCTGATGCCTGCACTTACACCATTCTCATTTGTGGTTTGTGTAGGAATGGGCTGGTTGGTGATGCACAACAGATATTCGAGGAGATGGAGAAGCTTGGTTGTGTTCCTACTGTCGTAACCTTCAATGCTCTTATTGATGGCCTTTGTAAGGCAGGGGAGCTTGAGGAAGCTCATCTTCTATTCTACAAAATGGAGATAGGGAGAAATCCTTCCTTATTTCTTCGGCTTTCTCAAGGTGCCAATCGGGTTCTTGATAGTGCCAGCCTCCAAACAATGGTGGAGCAACTGTGTGATTCGGGATTGATTCTTAAGGCCTACAAACTTCTCATGCAGCTTGCTGACAGTGGGGTTGTACCTGACATCACAACATACAACATTCTGATCAATGGATTTTGCAAGGCTGAGAACATAAATGGTGCTTTCAAGCTCTTCAAGGACCTGCAGCTAAAAGGGCTCTCTCCAGATTCTGTTACATATGGAACACTTATAGACAGGCTTCAAAGGCTTGATAGAGAAGAGGATGCATTTGGCGTCTTTGATCAAATGGAAAGGAATGGCTGTACACCTAGCTTTGCAGTTTATAAATCACTTATGACCTATTCATGCAGGAAAAAGAAGGTTTCATTAGCATTTAGTCTTTGGTTAAAGTATCTGAGGAACCTTCCTGGCAGCGAAGAGGAGGCCATAAAAGCTGTAGAGGAACATTTTGAGAAAGGAGAAGTTGAAAAGGCTATTCGGGGCTTACTTGAAATGGATTTTAAAAGGAAAGATTTTGACTTAGGGCCATATACCATTGTGCTCATTGGGTTGTGTCAGACAAGAAGAGTAAAAGATGCTATGATGATATTTTCTGTTCTTGAGGAGTGTGAGGTTGTTGTCACTCCCCCAAGTTGTGCGAAGTTGATTCGTTGTCTCTGCCATGAAGAGAAGCTGGAGTTGGCGATAAATGTGTTCCTTTATACTTTAGAGAAAGGTCTCATGTTGACGCCACGAACTTGCAACCAGCTGCTTAATTATGTACTTCGTTCCCAAGAAAGGAACAAGTATGTCCTGGACCTTGTAAGTAAAATGAAGTCTTTCGGATATGATTTGGATGCTTCTCTTTACCGATCTACAAAATTCCTCCTATATGGTCACTGGAACATGCAGGAGATTGAGAATGCGTCCCCTGGATGA